Proteins found in one Streptococcus iniae genomic segment:
- the nifJ gene encoding pyruvate:ferredoxin (flavodoxin) oxidoreductase has translation MHKEIMDGNTAAAHIAYAFSDMAGIYPITPSSTMAESVDIWQTEGRKNLFGQELKVVEMQSEAGVAGFVHGALKTGALTTTFTSSQGLLLMLPNLYKIAGELLPAVFHVAARAVTTNALSIFGDHSDVMSVRQSGCAMLAESSVQEVMDLSVLAHLATLETSIPFVSFFDGFRTSHELQRIEVFDNDDLRPLLNEEALAVFRSRAMNPNHPKVSGSNQGPELYFQQRETVNRHYQIIPYVVQKYMQKINALRGTHYDLMTYYGDKQASELIIAMGSVAQTIEQTVYYLNQKGRKVGFINVHLYRPFPKEHFLAILPKSVQAIAVLDRTKEPGAIGEPLFMDVQSALFESACRPKVIGGRYGIGCKDTGPEQIIAVFDELQKSDAKKHFTLGIEDDVTHLSLALGETLDLTGKNSYQVKFWGLGGDGTVSLNKSNVKIIGEHTDKEVQAYFYYDSRKQNGLTVSHLRFSPEAIKSSYFVQEPDFVGVSTAAYLRQYDLLKGLKQGGIFLLNTTWSQEQLHRNLPANLKKYLADHQIRFYTINAYQIAQTVGLDRKSSICMQTAFFKLTQLLPMQEAILAMKDHVLKTYKQKSPEVVAKNLKAIALSMDALQKIDVPKEWSYAQPTSMKRMAQTNAYFRDIQEPTTRLEGDTISVGQLIKHGMVAGDLPLGQVVHEKRSLALEVPEWNADACIQCNQCAFVCPHAAIRPFLIDQDELNVAPKGYNVRDFKGQDGLLYRIQVSVENCTGCELCVKTCPARGKALKMVPVTSDNELKMKEEAINWAFAMSLRAKENPAKPGSLLFTQFEQPLLEFSGACPGCGETPYIKLLTQLFGDRMMVANATGCSSIWGVMAPATPYSTNALGQGPALSNSLLEDNAEFGYGMMLANKNQRQALVPLMQKAMPVASLDLKALMQDWIEHLHQGLGSRARSAKLRSALSEEMQDQPLLKELYAHSDLFVKPSQWLIGGDGWAYDIGFGGLDHVLASGADLNILVLDNETYSNTGGHVSKGTPKSAIAKFSSSGNRGSKKDLGMMAMTYGNVYVAQVASGANPIQLIKAFEEAERYPGPSLIIAYVPCISHGLAGGLKESLEEAREAVASGYWSLYRYNPQLQEMGKNPMQLDYKRPQFDKMIDFMVKQERFSALEQVNPIAAKQLLQETVSNARRRFLTYAKLSGDHDSFISKSEVTHARANAKKGTVMANDSLEEILKSLDF, from the coding sequence ATGCACAAAGAAATCATGGATGGCAATACAGCCGCAGCTCACATTGCATATGCTTTTAGTGATATGGCAGGTATTTATCCCATTACGCCAAGTTCAACTATGGCTGAATCAGTGGATATCTGGCAAACAGAAGGACGAAAGAATCTGTTTGGGCAAGAACTGAAGGTTGTTGAGATGCAGTCAGAGGCGGGTGTCGCTGGCTTTGTTCACGGTGCATTAAAAACAGGAGCGTTAACAACCACCTTTACCTCCTCACAAGGACTCTTACTCATGTTGCCTAACCTTTATAAAATTGCAGGGGAACTACTTCCCGCAGTTTTTCATGTGGCAGCAAGAGCAGTGACTACTAATGCACTTAGTATTTTTGGTGACCATAGTGATGTCATGTCTGTTCGTCAAAGTGGTTGTGCCATGCTAGCGGAAAGTTCTGTTCAAGAGGTTATGGATTTATCAGTTCTTGCGCATTTGGCAACTCTAGAAACCAGTATTCCTTTTGTCAGCTTTTTTGACGGCTTTAGAACAAGTCATGAATTGCAACGCATAGAGGTTTTTGATAATGATGATTTAAGACCACTCTTAAACGAGGAGGCACTTGCTGTTTTCCGTTCAAGGGCTATGAATCCAAACCACCCCAAGGTTTCTGGAAGCAACCAAGGGCCAGAACTCTATTTTCAACAACGTGAAACGGTCAATAGACATTATCAGATTATCCCTTATGTCGTTCAAAAGTACATGCAAAAAATCAATGCCTTGCGAGGAACCCATTATGATTTAATGACTTATTATGGGGATAAACAAGCAAGTGAACTGATTATTGCAATGGGTTCAGTAGCACAAACCATTGAACAAACCGTGTATTATTTGAATCAAAAAGGGCGAAAAGTTGGTTTTATTAATGTCCACCTTTACCGCCCATTTCCCAAAGAGCATTTCTTAGCCATTTTACCTAAGAGTGTCCAAGCAATTGCTGTCTTAGACAGAACCAAAGAGCCAGGTGCTATTGGTGAGCCACTTTTTATGGATGTGCAATCAGCTCTGTTTGAAAGTGCTTGTCGTCCTAAGGTTATTGGTGGTAGATATGGTATTGGCTGTAAGGATACAGGACCAGAGCAGATTATTGCAGTCTTTGACGAGTTACAAAAATCAGATGCTAAAAAACACTTTACACTTGGAATTGAAGATGATGTCACCCATTTATCTCTAGCTCTAGGAGAAACTCTTGATTTAACAGGAAAAAACAGTTATCAGGTTAAGTTCTGGGGCTTAGGTGGTGATGGAACAGTCAGTCTCAATAAATCCAATGTCAAAATTATTGGTGAGCATACTGATAAGGAAGTTCAAGCCTATTTTTATTATGATTCGCGTAAGCAAAATGGTTTAACGGTTTCCCATTTGAGGTTTAGCCCAGAAGCCATCAAATCTTCTTATTTTGTTCAAGAACCTGATTTTGTGGGGGTGTCAACAGCTGCCTACCTGAGGCAATACGACTTGCTCAAAGGGTTGAAACAAGGAGGGATTTTTCTTCTTAATACCACTTGGAGTCAGGAGCAACTTCATCGCAATTTGCCTGCTAATCTAAAAAAATACCTAGCAGATCATCAGATTCGTTTTTATACAATCAACGCCTATCAAATTGCTCAAACTGTTGGCCTAGACCGCAAATCAAGCATCTGCATGCAGACGGCATTTTTTAAGTTGACACAACTTTTACCAATGCAAGAAGCTATTTTGGCCATGAAAGATCACGTTTTAAAGACTTATAAGCAGAAATCGCCAGAGGTCGTTGCAAAAAATCTCAAGGCAATAGCCTTGTCCATGGATGCTCTGCAAAAGATTGATGTTCCTAAAGAATGGAGTTATGCTCAGCCAACTAGCATGAAAAGGATGGCTCAGACAAATGCTTATTTTAGAGATATTCAAGAGCCTACAACTAGATTGGAAGGCGATACGATATCTGTAGGGCAATTGATCAAACATGGTATGGTAGCAGGTGATTTACCTTTAGGACAGGTAGTGCATGAAAAACGCAGTTTAGCCCTTGAAGTTCCTGAATGGAATGCGGATGCATGCATTCAGTGTAATCAGTGTGCTTTTGTTTGTCCACATGCAGCCATTCGACCTTTTCTAATCGATCAAGATGAGCTCAATGTGGCGCCAAAGGGCTACAACGTTAGAGATTTCAAAGGACAAGATGGTCTTCTATACAGAATTCAAGTGTCAGTAGAAAACTGTACAGGCTGTGAACTCTGTGTTAAAACTTGCCCAGCCAGAGGCAAGGCCCTTAAAATGGTGCCAGTAACCAGTGACAATGAGCTCAAAATGAAAGAAGAAGCCATCAATTGGGCTTTCGCCATGTCTTTGCGGGCCAAAGAGAATCCCGCAAAACCAGGGAGTCTTCTATTCACGCAATTTGAGCAACCCTTATTAGAGTTTTCAGGAGCTTGTCCGGGTTGTGGGGAAACCCCTTATATCAAACTCTTAACACAATTATTTGGTGACCGCATGATGGTGGCAAATGCCACAGGTTGTTCCTCAATCTGGGGAGTCATGGCACCTGCAACTCCTTACAGTACAAACGCTTTAGGGCAAGGCCCTGCTTTAAGCAATTCCCTTCTAGAGGACAATGCTGAATTTGGTTATGGCATGATGCTTGCTAATAAAAATCAAAGGCAAGCTTTGGTGCCATTAATGCAAAAGGCAATGCCAGTTGCTAGTTTGGACTTGAAAGCTTTGATGCAAGACTGGATTGAGCATCTACATCAGGGTCTGGGATCTCGGGCACGAAGTGCAAAATTAAGGTCAGCTTTATCTGAGGAAATGCAAGACCAACCACTTTTAAAAGAGCTTTATGCTCACAGTGATTTATTTGTTAAGCCTTCACAATGGTTAATTGGTGGTGATGGTTGGGCTTATGACATTGGTTTTGGTGGGCTTGATCATGTCTTAGCCAGTGGAGCAGATCTTAATATTTTGGTGCTTGATAATGAAACTTATTCTAACACCGGAGGTCATGTGTCTAAAGGGACGCCAAAATCAGCCATAGCCAAATTCTCATCCTCTGGGAACCGTGGCTCCAAAAAAGATTTGGGCATGATGGCCATGACATATGGCAACGTTTACGTTGCCCAAGTAGCTAGTGGCGCAAATCCGATTCAGCTTATTAAAGCTTTTGAAGAGGCAGAACGTTATCCGGGACCATCCCTTATTATTGCTTATGTGCCTTGTATTAGTCATGGACTTGCAGGTGGTCTAAAAGAGAGCCTAGAGGAAGCTAGGGAGGCTGTGGCATCTGGTTATTGGTCTCTCTACCGATACAACCCGCAATTACAAGAAATGGGTAAGAACCCCATGCAGCTTGATTATAAAAGGCCTCAATTCGATAAAATGATTGACTTTATGGTGAAACAAGAACGTTTTTCAGCCTTGGAGCAGGTCAATCCTATTGCAGCTAAACAATTACTACAAGAAACCGTCAGCAATGCTAGACGTCGATTTCTAACTTATGCTAAGCTATCAGGAGACCATGACAGTTTCATCTCTAAATCAGAGGTCACCCATGCTAGAGCAAATGCTAAAAAAGGAACAGTCATGGCAAATGACTCCCTAGAAGAAATTTTAAAAAGTCTCGACTTTTAA
- a CDS encoding DMT family transporter codes for MESKKHTHIASAQSQMDKVTNQFRVKGMFHGIMSGFTYGIYSVLLMVASGYSPLATAAGILAAPYVTSGLNDLLSGLILTLYNLKQGKLKEIPRTLKTRPGQLLIIGFLLGGPIASGAYLIGLYFAGAYAIPISATNALFGALFSAIFLKTKINFRVGSGMFICVTGAIIINWVKPEGAPNFTLGIICALIAAICWGAEGVFSAFGGAMLDQEVAVNIRQLISGCVSLILIVPSIGAVGLLIKTISVGVPVFWLALAGIAAGMSFIFWYKANSTIGTAIGMSLNITYAFWGVLFSIIFLHQAITPTIVLGSIIIIVGAILVTMNPLDFFKKPETIEEQLSLDNE; via the coding sequence ATGGAAAGCAAAAAACACACTCATATAGCTTCTGCGCAAAGTCAGATGGATAAAGTAACCAATCAATTTCGTGTTAAAGGTATGTTTCACGGTATTATGTCAGGTTTCACCTATGGCATTTATTCTGTGTTATTGATGGTTGCTAGTGGTTATAGTCCTTTAGCGACAGCTGCAGGAATTTTAGCAGCTCCTTATGTCACATCGGGTCTTAATGACTTATTGTCTGGTTTGATTTTAACCCTTTATAATTTGAAACAAGGTAAGTTAAAAGAAATTCCTCGCACCCTAAAAACCCGTCCTGGTCAGCTTTTGATTATTGGCTTCTTATTAGGTGGGCCAATTGCTAGTGGGGCTTATCTTATTGGTCTTTATTTTGCAGGTGCATATGCTATTCCAATCTCAGCAACCAATGCTTTGTTTGGGGCACTTTTTTCAGCTATCTTCTTAAAAACAAAAATCAATTTCCGTGTAGGTTCAGGAATGTTTATCTGTGTTACGGGTGCTATTATTATTAACTGGGTAAAACCAGAAGGTGCACCTAACTTCACATTGGGAATCATTTGTGCCCTTATTGCAGCTATCTGCTGGGGTGCTGAAGGGGTGTTTTCAGCTTTTGGTGGGGCTATGCTTGACCAAGAAGTTGCAGTTAATATCCGTCAATTGATTTCAGGCTGTGTGAGCTTAATCTTGATTGTTCCATCTATTGGAGCAGTCGGTCTTTTAATCAAAACAATTAGTGTAGGTGTTCCAGTCTTTTGGTTAGCCTTAGCAGGGATTGCTGCGGGCATGTCTTTCATCTTTTGGTATAAGGCAAATTCGACAATTGGAACAGCTATTGGAATGTCCTTGAACATTACCTATGCCTTCTGGGGTGTCTTGTTCAGTATCATCTTCTTACACCAAGCTATTACACCAACAATTGTACTTGGTTCAATCATTATCATCGTGGGAGCAATCTTGGTAACCATGAACCCACTTGATTTCTTCAAAAAGCCAGAAACCATTGAAGAACAATTAAGCCTTGATAATGAGTAA
- a CDS encoding BMC domain-containing protein, whose product MNSEALGMIETKGLIGSIEAADAMVKAANVTLIGKEFVGGGLVTVLVRGDVGAVKAATDAGAAAAQRVGELISVHVIPRPHSEVELILPKH is encoded by the coding sequence ATGAACTCAGAAGCATTAGGAATGATTGAAACTAAAGGATTAATTGGTTCAATAGAAGCCGCAGACGCCATGGTAAAAGCCGCCAACGTTACTTTAATTGGAAAAGAATTTGTTGGAGGGGGTCTAGTAACCGTCTTGGTACGTGGAGATGTAGGAGCAGTAAAAGCCGCCACAGATGCAGGAGCCGCTGCCGCCCAACGTGTTGGGGAACTTATTTCAGTTCACGTTATCCCACGTCCTCACAGTGAAGTTGAACTCATTTTACCAAAACACTAA
- a CDS encoding acetaldehyde dehydrogenase (acetylating), which yields MKTIDIDLCSIQEARDLAKKGKEAADKVAHFSDEQIDAILQNIVKAVQANAYHLAEMAVEETGFGKVADKAYKNHAASHLLYEEIKHQKTSGIIEFDEKNKLFNVAEPMGLILGITPSTNPTSTIIFKAMIAIKARNAIVFAPHPAAKRCSIAATELVRKAAIEAGAPEHLVACVMNPSLESSNTLMHAKEVSMIIATGGPGMVKAAYSSGKPAIGVGAGNSPAYIERTADVKKAVSNILASKTFDNGTICASEQAIICEEVNKDEVIRELKAQGCYFMTKEETDKVCDVLFRGNSQGCNPSMSPKFVGKPATEIAEAVGLAVPKDTKVLVGPQSGVGQGNPLSFEKLTTVLGFYVVKNWEEACALSIRLLQNGIGHTMSLHTEDPKMIFRFSTKPASRILVNTGGSQGGTGISTGLPVAFTLGCGTAGGSSVSENLGPKHLMNIKTVAYGIKDVTNLVADDAIFQALPKGCPTQSMKEEVSVVSSASIHCKETSVSCQTQKAFLDQTPQSIQEAFERRQAQKPSDDSIKINANTAVDNDTIVREILSALKQK from the coding sequence ATGAAGACAATCGATATTGATCTCTGCTCGATTCAAGAAGCACGAGATCTTGCAAAAAAAGGGAAAGAAGCGGCTGATAAAGTGGCACACTTCTCTGATGAACAAATTGATGCGATTTTACAGAATATTGTTAAAGCTGTTCAAGCTAATGCCTATCACTTGGCAGAAATGGCAGTTGAAGAAACAGGATTTGGAAAAGTAGCTGATAAAGCTTATAAAAATCATGCGGCATCACATTTGCTTTATGAAGAGATTAAGCATCAAAAAACCTCAGGAATTATTGAATTTGATGAAAAAAATAAACTTTTCAATGTAGCAGAACCAATGGGGTTGATACTAGGGATAACCCCTTCTACAAACCCAACGTCAACCATCATTTTTAAAGCAATGATTGCAATCAAGGCACGTAATGCCATTGTTTTTGCACCTCATCCAGCTGCTAAACGGTGTAGTATTGCGGCAACAGAACTTGTTCGAAAAGCAGCCATTGAAGCAGGAGCACCAGAACATTTGGTTGCTTGCGTGATGAACCCTTCTTTAGAATCAAGTAATACCTTGATGCATGCTAAAGAAGTTTCAATGATTATTGCTACTGGCGGTCCTGGTATGGTTAAAGCAGCTTACAGCAGTGGTAAACCAGCAATAGGTGTTGGGGCAGGAAACTCGCCAGCCTATATTGAACGAACAGCAGATGTTAAAAAAGCCGTTTCAAACATCCTAGCCTCTAAAACCTTTGATAATGGCACCATCTGTGCTTCTGAACAAGCCATTATCTGTGAAGAAGTCAATAAAGATGAGGTTATTCGTGAATTAAAAGCACAAGGTTGTTACTTTATGACCAAAGAGGAAACAGATAAGGTTTGTGATGTTCTCTTTAGAGGCAATTCACAAGGGTGCAACCCATCAATGAGTCCGAAATTTGTTGGAAAACCTGCAACCGAAATTGCTGAGGCAGTTGGCTTAGCCGTTCCAAAGGATACTAAAGTTCTTGTGGGTCCTCAATCAGGTGTCGGTCAAGGCAATCCATTGTCATTTGAAAAATTAACAACAGTTTTAGGTTTCTATGTGGTTAAGAACTGGGAAGAAGCCTGTGCTTTGAGTATTCGTCTCTTGCAAAATGGCATTGGGCACACCATGAGTCTACACACAGAAGATCCAAAAATGATTTTCCGCTTCTCAACAAAACCAGCCTCTCGTATTCTGGTTAATACAGGTGGTAGTCAAGGTGGCACTGGAATCTCAACAGGTTTACCAGTTGCTTTCACACTTGGTTGCGGTACAGCAGGAGGAAGTTCGGTTTCTGAAAACCTTGGACCCAAACATTTGATGAACATCAAAACAGTAGCTTATGGCATAAAAGATGTGACAAACTTAGTGGCCGATGATGCTATTTTTCAGGCTTTGCCAAAAGGGTGCCCAACACAGTCAATGAAAGAAGAGGTATCAGTAGTGTCTTCTGCATCCATTCACTGCAAAGAGACTAGCGTTTCTTGCCAGACACAAAAAGCCTTTCTCGATCAAACGCCTCAATCCATTCAAGAGGCATTTGAAAGACGGCAGGCACAAAAACCTTCTGATGATAGCATAAAAATCAATGCCAATACTGCAGTAGACAATGACACTATTGTAAGAGAAATCTTATCAGCTTTAAAACAGAAATAA
- a CDS encoding BMC domain-containing protein, whose product MNSEALGMVETKGLIGSIEAADAMVKAANVTLIGKEFVGGGLVTVLVRGDVGAVKAATDAGAAAAQRVGELISVHVIPRPHSEVELILPTK is encoded by the coding sequence ATGAACTCAGAAGCATTAGGAATGGTTGAAACTAAAGGATTAATTGGTTCAATAGAAGCCGCAGACGCCATGGTAAAAGCCGCCAACGTTACTTTAATTGGAAAAGAATTTGTTGGAGGGGGTCTAGTAACCGTCTTGGTACGTGGAGATGTAGGAGCAGTAAAAGCCGCCACAGATGCAGGAGCCGCTGCCGCACAACGTGTTGGAGAACTTATTTCAGTTCACGTTATCCCACGCCCTCACAGTGAAGTTGAATTGATTTTACCAACAAAATAA
- a CDS encoding BMC domain-containing protein, with translation MTSEALGMIETKGLIGSIEAADAMVKAANVTLIGKEFVGGGLVTVLVRGDVGAVKAATDAGAAAAQRVGELISVHVIPRPHSEVELILPNK, from the coding sequence ATGACTTCAGAAGCATTAGGAATGATTGAAACCAAAGGGTTGATTGGCTCGATAGAAGCCGCAGATGCTATGGTAAAAGCCGCCAACGTTACTTTAATTGGAAAAGAATTTGTTGGGGGAGGTCTAGTAACCGTCTTGGTACGTGGAGATGTAGGAGCAGTAAAAGCCGCCACAGATGCAGGAGCCGCTGCCGCACAACGTGTTGGAGAACTTATTTCAGTTCACGTTATCCCACGACCTCATAGCGAAGTTGAACTGATTTTACCAAATAAATAA
- the eutJ gene encoding ethanolamine utilization protein EutJ: MHDGLSKTCDTYVEAFEHAQQNPIKSKGGVYLTGVDLGTAYIVLVVLDENKKIVAGAHRHASVIRDGMVVDYMGAIQIVRDLKKSLEEQLDAELLYAAAAIPPGTDALDGGAIKNVVQGAGFELTALLDEPTAANTIVGLQNGAIVDIGGGTTGISILKDGQVVKCIDEPTGGTHFSLVVSGAYHLDFEAADAYKRDPHNHKELLGVLKPVVEKVASIITKHIEGYDLDLIYLVGGSSCLTGIESIIEKETKIKTIKPKNPMFVTPIGIAMNCSQTIIY, translated from the coding sequence ATGCATGATGGATTATCAAAAACCTGTGATACTTATGTTGAAGCATTTGAACACGCTCAACAAAACCCCATCAAGAGTAAAGGTGGTGTTTATTTAACAGGCGTTGATTTAGGGACTGCTTACATTGTTTTAGTTGTCTTAGACGAGAATAAAAAAATTGTTGCGGGAGCTCACAGACATGCCAGTGTTATTCGTGACGGTATGGTTGTTGATTACATGGGAGCGATTCAAATCGTTCGTGACTTGAAAAAAAGTCTAGAAGAACAATTAGATGCAGAACTCTTATACGCAGCGGCAGCTATTCCACCTGGGACGGATGCCTTAGATGGTGGCGCCATTAAAAATGTGGTGCAAGGAGCAGGCTTTGAGTTGACGGCCTTGTTGGATGAGCCAACAGCAGCTAATACGATTGTTGGTTTGCAAAATGGAGCTATTGTTGATATTGGTGGTGGAACAACAGGGATTTCAATTTTAAAAGACGGTCAAGTGGTGAAATGCATTGATGAGCCAACTGGTGGGACACATTTTTCACTGGTGGTATCAGGGGCCTACCATCTGGATTTTGAAGCAGCAGATGCTTATAAACGGGACCCTCATAACCACAAGGAATTGCTAGGTGTTCTTAAGCCTGTAGTGGAAAAAGTTGCTTCTATCATTACAAAACACATTGAAGGTTATGATCTTGATCTTATCTATTTAGTTGGTGGAAGCAGTTGCTTAACGGGGATTGAAAGCATTATTGAAAAAGAGACTAAGATCAAAACCATCAAACCTAAAAATCCAATGTTTGTAACACCAATTGGTATTGCGATGAATTGCAGTCAAACCATTATCTATTAA
- a CDS encoding phosphate propanoyltransferase — translation MEQDLERLFYQVIDQLSGLTSSENLSQESALVKPSCPRDLDTNGFVIPLGVSNHHIHLSQADADLLFGEGYVFQKLKDLSQPGQFAFQECVTIAGPKGVIDKVRILGPVRGESQVEITATDGFKLGINAPLRLSGDLEATPSCTVIGPAGSVQLKKGCIIAKRHIHMTPEDAKCFGVVDKEEVALELPGERGGILKNVTIRVKETFALECHLDTEEANALGVTGKDKLRLMK, via the coding sequence ATGGAGCAAGATTTAGAACGTTTATTTTATCAGGTCATTGATCAATTGAGTGGTTTGACGTCTTCAGAAAATCTCAGTCAGGAATCAGCCTTAGTAAAGCCTTCTTGTCCAAGAGATTTGGATACAAATGGGTTTGTTATCCCATTAGGTGTTTCAAACCATCATATCCATCTGTCACAGGCTGATGCGGACCTTCTCTTTGGAGAAGGGTATGTCTTTCAAAAACTCAAAGATCTCTCTCAACCAGGTCAGTTTGCTTTTCAAGAATGTGTCACAATTGCAGGGCCAAAAGGTGTGATTGACAAAGTGCGTATCTTAGGACCAGTTAGAGGAGAAAGCCAAGTTGAAATCACAGCAACAGATGGCTTTAAATTAGGAATTAATGCCCCCTTACGTCTCTCAGGAGACCTAGAAGCTACGCCTAGTTGTACGGTTATCGGACCAGCCGGTTCAGTCCAATTGAAAAAGGGATGTATTATTGCTAAACGCCATATTCATATGACACCAGAAGATGCCAAATGTTTTGGGGTTGTCGACAAAGAAGAAGTCGCCTTAGAGTTGCCAGGTGAGCGTGGCGGTATTCTCAAAAATGTGACCATCCGTGTTAAAGAAACATTTGCACTAGAATGCCATTTAGATACCGAAGAAGCCAACGCCCTGGGAGTTACAGGCAAGGATAAATTACGTTTAATGAAATAA
- a CDS encoding BMC domain-containing protein, protein MKALGMIETYGLIAAIEAADVMLKVADVSLMGSQKVRGGLVMVSVEGDVGAVKTAVEAGASAIRRLEEACFISSHVIPRPDDQLATIYQKANQSIAQPIDTKKEITIAQETEMIAKTDVSLSEEELSLMTAVSEMSIKEYRRTLEKMKVDALRRIVAVNERLLVASEKLEKMVRRDMIDMLVKDFKSQHMN, encoded by the coding sequence ATGAAAGCATTAGGAATGATTGAAACTTATGGCCTTATTGCTGCAATTGAAGCAGCAGATGTGATGTTGAAAGTTGCTGATGTTTCCTTGATGGGGTCACAAAAGGTTCGCGGTGGTCTTGTGATGGTTAGCGTAGAAGGTGATGTCGGAGCCGTTAAAACAGCAGTTGAAGCAGGTGCTAGTGCCATAAGACGTTTAGAAGAGGCTTGTTTCATTAGCTCGCATGTCATTCCTCGACCAGATGATCAGTTAGCTACTATTTATCAAAAAGCTAATCAGTCTATCGCGCAGCCTATTGACACTAAAAAAGAAATCACAATAGCTCAAGAGACAGAGATGATTGCAAAAACAGATGTTTCTCTTTCTGAGGAAGAACTCTCCCTAATGACTGCTGTGTCAGAAATGTCAATCAAAGAGTACAGACGGACTCTAGAGAAAATGAAGGTTGACGCTTTGAGACGTATAGTTGCTGTCAATGAGCGGCTTCTAGTAGCTTCAGAAAAACTGGAGAAAATGGTTCGGCGAGACATGATTGACATGTTGGTCAAAGATTTTAAATCACAACATATGAACTGA
- a CDS encoding cupin domain-containing protein, translated as MANLIVAKDVLACFEKGQTTCYIDPGTIITPAAKDEAKKRGVTFVDCQQPCSKQETTCNGDITSDELLSLLKKMLSNCDEKAAKPSLPYRSVVHSNGLKIVKGGTVRMDVFDTGNPEDKIGFQELVSKDESKMSAGFLTIDHSSFAWKLPYEEIDYVISGTVSIDIDGQTYVGRAGDVIFVPEGSDVVWGSPDNAKLFYTTFPANWADLM; from the coding sequence ATGGCAAATTTAATTGTTGCTAAAGATGTTTTGGCTTGTTTTGAAAAGGGTCAGACAACTTGTTACATCGACCCAGGAACAATCATTACACCTGCTGCTAAAGATGAAGCTAAAAAACGAGGGGTGACTTTTGTAGACTGTCAACAACCTTGTTCAAAACAAGAAACCACTTGTAATGGCGACATAACTTCAGATGAATTGTTGTCCTTATTAAAAAAAATGTTGAGCAATTGTGATGAGAAGGCTGCTAAACCAAGTTTACCTTATCGTAGTGTTGTTCACTCAAATGGTTTAAAAATTGTTAAGGGTGGCACTGTTAGAATGGATGTTTTTGATACTGGAAACCCCGAAGATAAGATTGGTTTCCAAGAGCTTGTTAGTAAAGACGAATCCAAAATGAGTGCTGGTTTCTTAACCATTGACCATTCGAGCTTTGCTTGGAAATTACCATATGAGGAGATTGACTATGTGATTTCTGGAACAGTTTCCATTGATATTGACGGTCAAACCTATGTTGGTCGTGCTGGGGACGTTATATTTGTTCCAGAAGGATCTGATGTGGTTTGGGGCTCGCCTGATAATGCGAAACTCTTTTACACCACTTTTCCAGCTAATTGGGCAGATTTAATGTAA
- a CDS encoding EutN/CcmL family microcompartment protein, whose product MLVAELVDNIWATRKSDALSGAKLLLAEVKGGSKAGELIVVVDMIGAGIGDRVIITTGSAARRMMGDDQMPVDAAVVGIIDDNYDDVKKQNGKQERFS is encoded by the coding sequence ATGTTAGTTGCAGAGTTAGTTGATAATATATGGGCAACAAGAAAATCTGATGCCCTGAGTGGCGCAAAGTTATTGCTAGCAGAAGTTAAAGGTGGCAGTAAAGCAGGAGAGCTTATTGTTGTTGTAGATATGATTGGTGCAGGAATTGGTGACCGCGTTATTATTACGACAGGTTCTGCAGCTCGTCGCATGATGGGAGACGACCAAATGCCAGTTGATGCCGCAGTTGTTGGAATCATTGATGACAATTATGATGACGTTAAAAAACAAAATGGTAAACAAGAAAGATTTTCGTAA